One Ooceraea biroi isolate clonal line C1 chromosome 6, Obir_v5.4, whole genome shotgun sequence genomic window carries:
- the LOC105276490 gene encoding dolichyl-diphosphooligosaccharide--protein glycosyltransferase subunit 1 has product MSRSSVNALICVLAVCAYVNAGLAVSVDSDLVVRNVERHIDLQSQLTKITTRVVLDNNSKDRALQSFLFCLDGNQKKSLSYVAAHVEPGKLELKVTKLKDADRDKIFFNVDLANHLAPRRTLTIEVETIFTHELVPHPKEIAQQEKQLVKYTGNVYAYLPYTVAKQTTYVALPSRNIESYTRIKPVSQTGSAIVYGPYEKQPPFAYEELMVHFENNNKFLTVTRLERTIEISHWGNIAVEEHIDLLHTGAMLKGSFSRYEYARETKSGQASVQSFDTILPAAASDIYYRDEIGNISTSHTRIKKDSVELNLRPRFPLFGGWKTRYTIGYNVPSYEYLFHSGDMYTLEMRLLDHVFDDMVVDEMVLRIILPEGARNVQLELPYPATRLSDSLHYTYLDVTGRPVVSVTKKNLVENHIQNFRFNYTYPRLLMLQEPLLVAVALYLLFLLVITYVRLDFAIDKDEASESKLRIAGQCEKILAAQDRRVTSYNELDDQLAYLKANKDANTFLTAVKGINQQYKAATSALNEIAQKLKGESGDVYDRVQELQKCDRSLKELYNQQQALYVDKLVPGKIGRQQFVEAEAAIAKKKEECVEKINAIIKSLQ; this is encoded by the coding sequence ATGTCCCGGAGCAGCGTGAACGCGTTAATATGCGTTCTCGCGGTCTGCGCGTACGTGAACGCAGGCTTGGCTGTCTCGGTGGATTCGGATCTGGTTGTCAGGAACGTCGAGCGGCACATCGACCTGCAGTCCCAGCTGACCAAGATCACCACTCGCGTGGTGTTGGACAACAACAGCAAGGACCGAGCGCTTCAAAGTTTCCTCTTCTGTTTAGACGGCAACCAGAAAAAGTCGCTCAGCTATGTGGCGGCACACGTGGAGCCGGGTAAGCTGGAGCTCAAAGTGACGAAGCTGAAGGATGCGGATCGCGACAAGATCTTCTTCAACGTCGACCTCGCGAATCATCTGGCGCCCCGTCGCACCCTCACCATCGAGGTGGAGACGATATTCACGCACGAACTGGTGCCACATCCCAAGGAGATTGCCCAGCAGGAGAAGCAGCTGGTCAAGTACACGGGTAACGTGTACGCCTATCTGCCGTACACCGTGGCCAAGCAGACGACGTACGTGGCGTTACCGTCCCGCAACATCGAGAGCTACACCAGGATCAAGCCGGTCTCGCAGACCGGCTCGGCGATCGTTTACGGACCGTACGAGAAGCAACCGCCGTTCGCCTACGAGGAGCTGATGGTACACTTTGAAAACAACAACAAGTTCCTTACGGTCACCAGGCTCGAGAGGACCATCGAGATCTCGCACTGGGGCAATATCGCCGTTGAGGAGCACATCGACCTTCTGCACACCGGTGCTATGCTGAAGGGCTCGTTCTCCCGTTACGAGTATGCCCGCGAGACCAAGTCGGGCCAGGCCAGCGTTCAGAGCTTCGACACGATCCTGCCGGCGGCCGCGTCCGACATTTACTATCGGGACGAGATCGGCAACATCTCCACGTCGCACACTCGCATCAAGAAGGACTCCGTGGAGCTAAATCTGCGGCCGAGGTTCCCACTGTTTGGTGGCTGGAAAACCCGTTACACGATCGGCTACAACGTACCCAGTTACGAGTACCTGTTCCACTCTGGTGACATGTACACGCTGGAGATGAGGCTGCTGGATCACGTCTTCGACGACATGGTGGTGGACGAGATGGTGCTGAGAATCATCCTGCCGGAGGGGGCACGTAACGTGCAGCTGGAGCTGCCGTATCCGGCGACCCGTTTGTCCGATTCTCTGCACTACACGTACTTGGACGTAACTGGCCGCCCAGTGGTGTCGGTGACTAAGAAGAACCTGGTGGAGAATCACATTCAGAACTTTAGGTTTAACTACACGTACCCGCGACTACTCATGCTGCAGGAGCCGTTGCTGGTCGCGGTCGCGCTTTACTTGTTGTTCCTGTTAGTCATAACGTACGTGAGACTGGACTTTGCCATCGACAAGGACGAGGCATCGGAGAGTAAACTGAGGATCGCCGGGCAGTGCGAGAAGATCCTAGCCGCGCAGGACCGTCGCGTCACCTCGTATAACGAGCTGGACGATCAGCTGGCGTACCTGAAGGCGAACAAGGACGCCAACACGTTCTTGACCGCGGTGAAGGGCATCAACCAGCAGTACAAGGCCGCGACCAGTGCGCTCAATGAGATAGCGCAGAAACTGAAGGGCGAATCCGGCGATGTTTACGATCGCGTCCAGGAGTTGCAAAAGTGCGATCGATCCCTGAAGGAGCTCTACAACCAACAGCAGGCGCTGTACGTGGACAAACTGGTCCCGGGCAAGATTGGCCGCCAACAGTTTGTCGAGGCAGAGGCGGCGATCGccaagaagaaggaagaatgCGTTGAGAAGATCAACGCGATCATAAAATCGCTTCAGTAA
- the LOC105276486 gene encoding transmembrane protein 214-A: protein MSSGSWELVSRKKDKNDKSNKLTKAEKKKFIENAPKVEDFLPLSQVKTLYDNLDGNKENKKPTKVQKKEHKTKENEEKKKQQKQQQQQAQKKKQEPKEKSPKSIKDALNAINIQELNELLATAQLRFPDAPSLWLKELDTFLNMKIPINKEDAIFSSKPKDYPLSLVPKTISSILERAVEMAGPLAVQVFYESNLTAMANDMIKGVPVIGHKIFLQLLAHLYPEMIVASIPKLVSIRNSYKNRKDVCLSLLWAWSQASKKNLPAGLTIWHKVMLPLLDTKRYTSYVVQNLNDLVFDCNNVCDIGLDLYMDIIWDIYHSVDSHSIQPAVWKEININIDQLRSLLFRNKNISYTELFTILMGKVSEDSDPVYRQELLKALVDCLITEPVCFTIWGSLYDGPFLYQSTLLLSHIDENLSDLQGRFKSKNFKETLEIIQNKNKRWTKSYKDRALQCKERSQVLLEKMASSKRRSFQWRFASFLLLLLIGIIVAYDTQKHGSFEASKVGRFLKTSGIARYVEKTGAVIKSYWSAGHKAIKDSSPEYYKIVVDVCTPYVKLAGDVCLIMKNVSIKLYNNSAEYVEKNVPVVLDTIEHYAPGAMEQIKSHSLQGLEFTKSSLILIGNKVVEHSSAAVQWMEQNVFVGKLSPDNLRNYAIWAFDVTQSYATQTYDWVYEKMQTLSKVP from the exons ATGTCGTCTGGCAGCTGGGAACTGGTTAGCAGAAAGAAGGATAAGAATGATAAATCTAACAAGCTTACGAAGGCCGAGAAGAAGAAATTCATCGAGAACGCACCGAAAGTCGAGGATTTCT TACCATTGAGCCAAGTGAAGACGCTGTACGACAATCTGGATGGAAATAAGGAAAATAAGAAGCCAACCAAGGTACAAAAGAAGGAGCACaagacaaaggaaaatgaagagaagaagaagcagcagaaacagcagcaacagcaagcTCAAAAGAAGAAACAAGAGCCGAAGGAAAAATCACCGAAATCTATAAAGGATGCATTGAATGCT ATTAACATACAGGAGCTCAATGAGCTTTTGGCTACTGCTCAACTCAGGTTTCCCGATGCTCCGTCACTCTGGCTGAAGGAGCTCGACACGTTCCTCAACATGAAAATCCCTATCAACAAGGAGGATGCCATATTCTCGAGCAAACCTAAGGATTATCCATTGAGTTTAGTACCTAAAACCATTTCTTCCATATTGGAGCGAGCAGTGGAAATGGCGGGTCCACTGGCTGTACAAGTTTTTTACGAAAGCAACCTCACGGCAATGGCGAACGACATGATTAAGGGGGTCCCAGTCATTGGtcataagatatttttgcAGCTGCTAGCACACTTGTATCCTGAAATGATAGTCGCTAGTATCCCCAAACTAGTTTCCATAAGGAACTCTTACAAGAACAGGAAGGACGTATGCCTGTCCCTGTTGTGGGCCTGGTCACAGGCCAGCAAGAAGAATCTGCCGGCTGGCCTGACAATCTGGCACAAGGTGATGCTACCGTTACTCGACACGAAGCGCTACACAAGTTACGTCGTACAAAACCTCAACGACCTCGTATTTGACTGCAACAACGTTTGCGATATCGGTCTTGATTTGTACATGGATATTATCTGGGACATTTACCACAGCGTCGACTCCCACAGCATTCAGCCCGCGGTGTGGaaggaaattaatattaatatcgatcaACTGAGA TCGCTGCTATTTAGAAACAAGAACATAAGTTATACAGAATTGTTCACTATACTGATGGGAAAAGTATCGGAAGATTCGGATCCGGTCTACAGACAAGAGTTACTCAAGGCTCTCGTAGACTGCCTCATCACGGAACCTGTCTGCTTCACTATTTGGGGTTCTCTGTATGATGGACCCTTCTTGTACCAATCCACTCTTCTTCTGTCGCACATAG ATGAGAATTTATCCGACTTACAAGGACGCTTTAAAAGCAAGAATTTCAAAGAAACGCtcgaaattattcaaaacaAGAACAAAAGATGGACAAAATCTTACAAAGATCGCGCGCTCCAATGCAAAGAGAGATCGCAG GTACTATTGGAGAAAATGGCCTCTTCCAAACGCCGCAGCTTCCAATGGAGATTTGCTAGTTTCCTTCTGCTGCTGCTTATTGGTATCATCGTAGCGTATGATACACAGAAACATGGCTCCTTTGAGG CATCCAAAGTCGGGAGGTTCTTGAAAACTAGCGGAATAGCGAGATACGTTGAAAAGACGGGGGCTGTCATAAAGTCGTACTGGTCTGCAGGACACAAAGCAATTAAGGACAGCTCACCAGAATATTACAAAATCGTCGTGGACGTGTGTACGCCATACGTCAAATTAGCCGGTGATGTCTGTcttataatgaaaaatgtctCAATCAAACTGTATAACAACTCTGCGGAGTACGTCGAAAAGAACGTACCGGTAGTTCTAGATACG ATCGAGCATTATGCTCCAGGAGCAATGGAGCAGATTAAATCACATAGTCTGCAGGGACTAGAGTTTACAAAAAGTTCTCTCATCCTTATCGGGAACAAAGTTGTTGAACATTCCAGTGCAGCGGTACAATGGATGGAGCAGAATGTCTTTGT GGGTAAACTTAGCCCAGATAATCTTCGCAATTACGCCATATGGGCCTTCGACGTGACGCAATCGTACGCAACTCAAACGTACGATTGGGTGTATGAGAAAATGCAGACTCTCTCCAAAGTGCCATGA
- the LOC105276487 gene encoding uncharacterized protein LOC105276487, whose product MGSSSQLYSLSWGEFSSSLTSAVQLLRGHGDLVDVTLAAGGRSFPAHKIVLCAASPFLLDLLKNTPCQHPVVLLAGIGADDLESLLEFVYRGEVSVEPSQLPSLLQAAHCLCIHGLTPPTIVTESGEEIPASAIPTANDGLPKTTLNSYPMKRRKKRRKSSTSSGKWPTNATDSESRPMNDNNRTISYENKDDDTTDQTDDAASNCLVGNYANNHQAVGHSPGAQESSIVLDDHQTQGMQEDHVSDGESQLQTLMPMQPFSPLHIPQFTGSLGIGFSSNLALSNLASTQTVSAGGTNQSKRGASDCPGVCPLCGATLRQARNLRRHLLSSCKYRFSNNSTTASATTQNSINDAMMIEIKPEVELPGYNDPSSMVYGTDSGSNSCEQIVCKPSLPSPTSHHGQDVVSPTSTLTEFVLGDGLAKARSLSDQPASCPLCGAILRQSRNLRRHLELLHFGLGNSGKSSVHARHRRTATDRANDFGLSSLACVRPTARIDSHLAARASEASDFPMMTPLSIASSVSSASSVSLPGNLMAPSSSLLASGDQNGPALPGSASTTCNTSMVPPTNGIYSTDGGASMLSCLLPSLPTLPSFSASHDVFRHGEMLRAGIAYHDSSRQHARHMQRTDVT is encoded by the exons ATGGGTAGCAGTAGCCAGCTGTATAGTCTCTCATGGGGAGAGTTCAGTTCCTCCCTGACCTCAGCGGTACAATTATTAAGAGGACATGGCGATCTGGTGGACGTTACCTTGGCTGCTGGTGGTCGTAGTTTTCCTGCACATAAAATTGTCCTGTGCGCAGCGAGTCCATTTCTGTTGGacttattaaaa AATACACCATGCCAGCATCCAGTAGTATTGCTGGCAGGGATCGGAGCGGATGATTTGGAATCTCTGTTGGAATTCGTATATCGTGGAGAAGTGAGCGTTGAGCCGTCGCAGTTGCCTTCTCTGCTTCAGGCTGCACACTGCCTATGCATACACGGGTTAACACCACCGACTATAGTAACAGAG AGTGGAGAAGAAATTCCCGCGTCGGCGATACCAACGGCGAATGATGGATTGCCAAAGACGACGCTGAACTCTTATCCAATGAAACGTAGAAAAAAGAGGAGGAAGTCGTCCACATCCTCGGGAAAATGGCCCACTAACGCAACCGACAGTGAAAGTAGGCCTATGAACGACAACAACAGAACAATATCTTACGAAAACAAAGATGACGATACCACAGATCAAACTGACGATGCAG CGAGCAACTGCCTCGTTGGAAACTACGCGAACAATCATCAGGCTGTTGGTCACTCACCGGGAGCGCAAGAATCCTCGATTGTCCTCGATGATCATCAGACGCAAGGTATGCAAGAGGATCATGTCTCGGATGGCGAGTCGCAGCTACAGACGCTGATGCCGATGCAACCGTTCTCGCCGTTGCACATACCGCAATTCACGGGCTCCCTGGGCATCGGTTTTTCATCCAATCTGGCGTTGTCCAATTTGGCGTCCACCCAAACAGTATCAGCTGGCGGCACGAATCAGTCGAAGCGCGGCGCTTCCGACTGTCCAGGCGTTTGTCCGTTGTGCGGCGCGACGCTCCGACAAGCGAGGAATCTGCGTAGGCATTTGCTGTCGTCGTGCAAATATCGGTTTAGTAACAACTCAACAACGGCGTCTGCAACGACGCAAAACTCGATCAACGACGCGATGATGATAGAGATCAAGCCCGAGGTTGAATTACCCGGCTACAACGATCCATCGTCGATGGTTTACGGAACTGATAGTGGCAGCAACAGTTGCGAACAAATAGTCTGCAAGCCCAGTTTACCGTCGCCGACGTCGCATCACGGGCAGGATGTGGTCTCACCTACCAGCA CCTTGACGGAATTCGTTTTAGGAGACGGATTAGCGAAGGCGCGTAGCTTGTCGGATCAACCGGCATCGTGTCCATTGTGCGGCGCGATCCTGCGTCAGTCGAGAAATCTCCGCAGACACTTGGAGCTTCTGCATTTCGGTCTGGGCAATAGCGGCAAGTCCAGCGTACACGCGAGGCATCGACGTACAGCGACGGACAGAGCCAACGACTTTGGTCTGTCGTCGTTGGCGTGCGTTCGCCCTACCGCCCGGATAGactcgcatctcgccgcgagAGCCTCCGAAGCCTCGGACTTCCCCATGATGACGCCCCTGTCGATCGCCTCGTCCGTCAGTTCCGCGTCGAGCGTCAGTCTTCCAG GAAACCTGATGGCTCCGAGCTCGAGTCTGTTAGCTTCTGGCGATCAGAATGGACCAGCGCTGCCAGGATCCGCCTCCACCACGTGCAATACGTCAATGGTACCTCCGACTAATGGGATCTACTCCACGGATGGCGGCGCCAGTATGCTAAGTTGCCTGCTACCATCGTTACCCACATTGCCGTCCTTCTCCGCGTCTCACGACGTGTTCCGTCACGGTGAGATGCTGCGCGCCGGAATCGCTTACCACGATTCCTCCCGACAACACGCCAGGCACATGCAACGCACCGACGTCACCTAA
- the LOC105276489 gene encoding putative deoxyribonuclease TATDN1 isoform X2 has product MYQGIYHGHQKHQPDLDKVLERSWNNNLSKIIITAGSMEDSKKALELARTDDRLYSTVGCHPTRCNEFEECGDPGKYLKSLSDLALNNKDKIVAIGEMGLDYDRLNFCPKETQKKYFEMQLSLCSTLKLPMFLHCRNASDDFVRILRKHKNELTPGVVHSFDGNPEDANSILQLGLYIGINGCSLKTEENFCAITTIPSDRIMLETDCPWCEIRPTHASAKDVITQFPSVKKEKWQIDRMVRGRNEPCTIVQILEVLARVRDEEEEYLCNQIYKNTMKLFFPYEL; this is encoded by the exons ATGTATCAAGGAATCTACCACGGGCATCAAAAACATCAGCCAGATCTAGATAAAGTTTTAGAGCGTAGCTGGAACAACAATCTCTCGAAAATCATTATTACAGCTGGTAGCATGGAAGACAGCAAGAAGGCTCTTGAATTAGCGAGAACTGATG ACAGGCTTTACTCGACAGTTGGCTGCCATCCGACCCGTTGCAATGAATTCGAGGAATGTGGCGATCCAGGAAAATATCTCAAGTCTTTGTCGGACTTGGCGCTGAACAACAAAGACAAGATTGTCGCCATTGGCGAGATGGGCCTGGATTACGACAGACTGAATTTTTGCCCGAAGGAAACCCAGAAGAAATACTTTGAGATGCAATTGTCGCTGTGCTCCACGTTGAAACTGCCGATGTTCCTCCACTGCCGTAACGCCAGTGATGATTTTGTGCGAATTTTGAGGAAACACAAAAACGAGTTGACACCGGGCGTTGTACATTCCTTCGATGGCAATCCGGAAGATGCAAATTCTATACTACAGCTAGGCTTGTACATTGGAATTAACGGATG CTCCCTGAAGACAGAGGAGAACTTTTGTGCGATCACTACCATTCCCTCGGACAGAATCATGTTAGAAACCGATTGTCCATGGTGCGAGATCAGGCCGACGCATGCATCTGCAAAGGATGTCATCACTCAATTCCCATCCGTTAAGAAGGAAAAGTGGCAAATAGATCGAATGGTTAGAGGACGAAATGAACCTTGTACAATAGT ACAAATATTGGAAGTCCTAGCACGGGTCagagacgaggaggaggagtacTTGTGCAATCAAATCTACAAGAACACGATGAAGCTCTTCTTCCCGTACGAATTATAG
- the LOC105276489 gene encoding putative deoxyribonuclease TATDN1 isoform X1 → MLRARMSNLRKFIDIGANLTDPMYQGIYHGHQKHQPDLDKVLERSWNNNLSKIIITAGSMEDSKKALELARTDDRLYSTVGCHPTRCNEFEECGDPGKYLKSLSDLALNNKDKIVAIGEMGLDYDRLNFCPKETQKKYFEMQLSLCSTLKLPMFLHCRNASDDFVRILRKHKNELTPGVVHSFDGNPEDANSILQLGLYIGINGCSLKTEENFCAITTIPSDRIMLETDCPWCEIRPTHASAKDVITQFPSVKKEKWQIDRMVRGRNEPCTIVQILEVLARVRDEEEEYLCNQIYKNTMKLFFPYEL, encoded by the exons ATGCTCAGAGCTAGAATGTCCAATCTACGGAAATTTATAG ATATCGGAGCCAATTTGACAGATCCTATGTATCAAGGAATCTACCACGGGCATCAAAAACATCAGCCAGATCTAGATAAAGTTTTAGAGCGTAGCTGGAACAACAATCTCTCGAAAATCATTATTACAGCTGGTAGCATGGAAGACAGCAAGAAGGCTCTTGAATTAGCGAGAACTGATG ACAGGCTTTACTCGACAGTTGGCTGCCATCCGACCCGTTGCAATGAATTCGAGGAATGTGGCGATCCAGGAAAATATCTCAAGTCTTTGTCGGACTTGGCGCTGAACAACAAAGACAAGATTGTCGCCATTGGCGAGATGGGCCTGGATTACGACAGACTGAATTTTTGCCCGAAGGAAACCCAGAAGAAATACTTTGAGATGCAATTGTCGCTGTGCTCCACGTTGAAACTGCCGATGTTCCTCCACTGCCGTAACGCCAGTGATGATTTTGTGCGAATTTTGAGGAAACACAAAAACGAGTTGACACCGGGCGTTGTACATTCCTTCGATGGCAATCCGGAAGATGCAAATTCTATACTACAGCTAGGCTTGTACATTGGAATTAACGGATG CTCCCTGAAGACAGAGGAGAACTTTTGTGCGATCACTACCATTCCCTCGGACAGAATCATGTTAGAAACCGATTGTCCATGGTGCGAGATCAGGCCGACGCATGCATCTGCAAAGGATGTCATCACTCAATTCCCATCCGTTAAGAAGGAAAAGTGGCAAATAGATCGAATGGTTAGAGGACGAAATGAACCTTGTACAATAGT ACAAATATTGGAAGTCCTAGCACGGGTCagagacgaggaggaggagtacTTGTGCAATCAAATCTACAAGAACACGATGAAGCTCTTCTTCCCGTACGAATTATAG
- the LOC105276477 gene encoding uncharacterized protein LOC105276477 isoform X2, with the protein MFHLDERDGTTKYDSSSSLNKENFGWWLYDRDREIVMSPASNHNKDHRSSESSCVNSDESDSHSFVQNVSRQEHESEIGEKIELTSFAEDYLDVDLIEQDISEKNKSATYESEGNDCEESKFGAVCYTPERLIRSQKYRILIPSPRYLILSQASFTPGNESTEQQSHRRRLSCLIDSKNIGSARLKELLNVSTTDKKEYTISSPIFRVNECTPKMGENQCTADDFNPPIKPNEDSLNQNEDRDVQSAETISNNSSSSSRLSYDRLNSTWDDCKGSITHLSSLEDTSGIQSNDWSMETPSDTTQNTPMSLCDELGIISRRHTPSFRNNQGVAINEVMSILEGLPSDAEKAMVLLEEEDRFYDSMSSHDQLTRLALTIEIDTEETLTVPDDTNNWIQHLRDKIERLQLANKEIHKDICTLHTNFQCDGKKITDLSSNTTEMLEELHELRYLDDLLELLEGELEQISKRNWPFILGHSNPREEMNLII; encoded by the exons ATGTTTCATCTGGACGAGCGAGACGGTACCACGAAATACGACTCGTCGTCCTCGTTGAACAAAGAGAATTTCGGCTGGTGGCTGTacgatcgagatcgagaaaTCGTAATGTCGCCTGCGTCAAATCACAACAAGGATCATCGCTCATCTGAATCGTCCTGCGTCAACTCGGACGAGTCGGACAGCCACAGTTTCGTACAGAATGTGTCGCGACAAGAGCATGAAAGCGAAATTGGTGAGAAAATCGAACTCACTTCGTTTGCGGAGGACTACTTGGACGTTGATCTGATCGAGCAGGATATTTCGGAAAAG AATAAGTCAGCCACGTATGAGAGCGAAGGCAACGACTGTGAAGAATCTAAATTCGGAGCCGTTTGCTACACTCCAGAAAGGCTGATCAGATCTCAAAAGTACCGGATACTCATACCGTCTCCACGCTACCTTATCCTGTCCCAAGCGAGTTTCACGCCGGGAAATGAGAGCACAGAGCAACAATCGCACCGAAGACGATTGAGTTGTCTCATTGACTCCAAGAACATCG GTTCAGCGCGGCTAAAAGAGCTTCTGAATGTATCGACCACGGACAAGAAAGAATACACGATTTCCTCGCCCATTTTCAGGGTGAATGAATGCACTCCGAAAATGGGCGAGAATCAATGCACAGCCGATGATTTTAATCCGCCGATTAAACCTAATGAAGATTCTCTAAATCAGAATGAAGACCGAGATGTGCAAAGTGCAGAGACGAttagcaacaacagcagcagcagcagcaggttGAGTTATGACCGGCTAAATTCTACCTGGGACGACTGCAAAGGGTCGATCACTCACCTATCCTCCCTGGAGGACACTTCCGGTATACAGAGCAATGATTGGAGCATGGAAACGCCGAGCGACACTACGCAAAATACACCAATGTCTCTTTGTGACGAGTTGGGAATTATATCGAGAAGGCACACCCCTAGTTTTAGAAAC AACCAAGGTGTCGCCATCAACGAGGTAATGTCTATCCTCGAGGGTCTTCCGAGCGACGCCGAAAAGGCAATGGTACTTCTGGAGGAGGAGGATCGATTCTACGACAGCATGTCCTCTCACGACCAATTAACCAGGCTGGCTCTGACTATAGAGATAGACACGGAGGAAACGCTAACGGTTCCTGACGATACGAATAATTGGATACAACACCTTCGCGATAAGATAGAACGATTGCAGCTCGCTAACAAGGAAATCCATAAAGACATATGCACTTTACATACAAATTTCCAG TGTGACGGAAAAAAAATAACTGATCTATCGAGTAATACAACAGAGATGCTAGAAGAACTTCACGAGTTGCGGTATCTCGATGATTTGCTGGAGCTCCTGGAGGGAGAACTCGAACAGATTTCGAAGAGAAATTGGCCGTTTATTCTAGGGCACAGTAATCCTCGGGAAGAAAtgaatctaataatttaa
- the LOC105276491 gene encoding CCHC-type zinc finger protein CG3800 isoform X2: protein MSSSACYKCNRMGHFARECPQGGGGGRGDRGRDRDGGFGRGREKCFKCNQFGHFARECKEDQDLCYRCNGVGHIAKDCQQGPELSCYNCNKTGHMARSCPEGGNDSGRFAMQSCYNCNKTGHIARNCTEAGGKTCYICGKTGHISRECDQDDRK, encoded by the exons ATGAGTTCGAGCGCGTGTTACAAATGTAACCGTATGGGCCACTTTGCGCGAGAGTGCCCACAAGGAGGAGGTGGCGGTAGAGGAGATCGTGGACGCGACAGGGACGGTGGCTTTGGACGCGGCCGAGAGAAGTGCTTCAAATGCAATCAATTTGGACACTTTGCGCGCGAGTGCAAGGAGGATCAGGATCTTTGCTATCGCTGCAACGGCGTTGGACACATCGCAAAAGACTGTCAGCAG GGACCGGAGCTGAGCTGTTACAATTGCAACAAGACTGGTCACATGGCGCGCAGCTGTCCGGAAGGTGGCAATGATTCCGGCCGCTTCGCAATGCAGAGTTGCTACAACTGCAACAAGACGGGCCACATCGCCCGCAACTGCACCGAGGCCGGTGGCAAGACTTGCTATATCTGCGGCAAGACCGGTCACATAAGCCGCGAATGCGATCAGGACGATAGGAAGTAG
- the LOC105276491 gene encoding CCHC-type zinc finger protein CG3800 isoform X1 → MSSSACYKCNRMGHFARECPQGGGGGRGDRGRDRDGGFGRGREKCFKCNQFGHFARECKEDQDLCYRCNGVGHIAKDCQQGDVSRQGPELSCYNCNKTGHMARSCPEGGNDSGRFAMQSCYNCNKTGHIARNCTEAGGKTCYICGKTGHISRECDQDDRK, encoded by the exons ATGAGTTCGAGCGCGTGTTACAAATGTAACCGTATGGGCCACTTTGCGCGAGAGTGCCCACAAGGAGGAGGTGGCGGTAGAGGAGATCGTGGACGCGACAGGGACGGTGGCTTTGGACGCGGCCGAGAGAAGTGCTTCAAATGCAATCAATTTGGACACTTTGCGCGCGAGTGCAAGGAGGATCAGGATCTTTGCTATCGCTGCAACGGCGTTGGACACATCGCAAAAGACTGTCAGCAG GGTGATGTTTCTCGGCAGGGACCGGAGCTGAGCTGTTACAATTGCAACAAGACTGGTCACATGGCGCGCAGCTGTCCGGAAGGTGGCAATGATTCCGGCCGCTTCGCAATGCAGAGTTGCTACAACTGCAACAAGACGGGCCACATCGCCCGCAACTGCACCGAGGCCGGTGGCAAGACTTGCTATATCTGCGGCAAGACCGGTCACATAAGCCGCGAATGCGATCAGGACGATAGGAAGTAG